The sequence CTGCTGCCGAGGGAGGGCAGCGGCGTGGACCTCACGCTGGGCGACAACCTGCTGCACGGACTGATGAAGCTGATCCAGGACACGGCCGTGAAAGCCGAATGGGATCTGAAGCTCGGCGTGCCGAGTCTAGCCGCGGTGGCGGGAGAATCGCCGCGTGACCGTGTGCTCAACTAGAGCTTTCACGTAACGGCGCCCGCTGCATGCACACGGCAACCGCCGACTTCCGTCGCGACGCGCAGGTAATCGGGCTGGTCGGCCTGGCGCACGGTACGTCGCATTTCTACCACCTCGCGCTCGCGCCGCTCTTCCCCTGGCTGAAGGATGCGTTCGCGCTTTCCTACGCCGAGCTGGGCCTGCTGATGACGGTGTTCTTCGTCGTCTCGGGCACCGGGCAGGCGCTGGCGGGCTTCGTGGTCGATCGCTTCGGTGCGCTGCCCGTTCTGGCTTCCGGCATCGCCCTGCTGGGAATCTCCGCGCTCGGGCTCGCGGCGAGCGCGAACTATCCGATGCTGCTGTTCTTCGCCGGCGTCTCCGGCCTGGGCAACAGCGTGTTCCATCCGGCCGACTTCACGATGCTGAACCGGCGGGTGAGCACGCCGCGGCTGGGATACGCGTTCAGCATGCACGGGCTGTCCGGCACGCTGGGCTGGGCGCTGGCGCCGGTGTTCATGGCCGGGCTTGCCACCCTGTTCGGCTGGCAGGCCGCGCTGCTGGCCGCTTCCTCCCTCGCCTTCGTCGTGCTCGCCGTGCTGCTCGCGTTCCGCGACGTGCTCGACCCGAAACAAGTCGAGCAGTCGGTCTCGCGCCCGCCCCACAGGGAGGCAGCGGGCGGCGCC comes from Burkholderiales bacterium and encodes:
- a CDS encoding MFS transporter, producing the protein MHTATADFRRDAQVIGLVGLAHGTSHFYHLALAPLFPWLKDAFALSYAELGLLMTVFFVVSGTGQALAGFVVDRFGALPVLASGIALLGISALGLAASANYPMLLFFAGVSGLGNSVFHPADFTMLNRRVSTPRLGYAFSMHGLSGTLGWALAPVFMAGLATLFGWQAALLAASSLAFVVLAVLLAFRDVLDPKQVEQSVSRPPHREAAGGAFGFLALPAVWMCFAFFLISALSFGGIQSFAPSALRDLYAVPFTFATGCITAYMLASAAGLAAGGFIASRTAHHDRVIAAAFAVSGLFAVLVASASVPTWLLMIVLAVIGFGSGIAGPSRDLLVRAAAPRNATGRVYGVVYSGLDAGLAIAPLIFGALMDASHPGWVFVMIGVFQVAALAAAVGVGERLPKRAEAAR